TATCATTTCTTATCATGTCACTTACTATTTAAAtctctttctcttttatctTACTCATGCTCGGCTATGAGTTGAATTTGGACCATGTTCCTATTTTACTGTTTCTCAaacctaagagcatctccaatggtgagatcttattttgggacttaactcactttttgtgggcccagattgccacataggatttaagacactcataaggtccctatgcacatttcactctagtggttgagatcttattttacttttggctGGACCCACAATaccaaatatatttatattatttatttctctccttatttttcactttggtttttgtattgaaggagagagagaaaaaatattattttatttaagatcccacATTTGAGAGTACATGAGCTAAGACACGGATCTTAGCAAAaactaagatctcatgccacctaggatagctccaatggtgggatctaataagatccggatcttattttaagatcccaaaataaggactccattgaagatgctctaatgCACAATAGTAGTATAAAGTTTCATTAACCCTTGGACaatgaattttgctaagttctAAGATTCCCCAGAGGAAAATATGTCCCCACTGTGCATCAGATCAGATATCTCCTTTTCATGATTTTTGGTCTTTTGTTGTTTGGATTCTAAGAAAAAACCAAGTAAGACCCATAACAAAGATAATTCAGAAGCAAAAAAGCAGaacactttctctctctctctatcctTGGTCTCTTCTCCCACCACCTTGGTCATTTCATTTTCTAACATTGTTGTTGTCTAACAAGTCAAGCATTCACTTTTGGCCCTTtgactttttcttttgtttgtgaAAGTTCTTACAAAGATAATATCTGAGTTTTTGGGGTTCTGCTTCCTCTTTGTCTGGTAATGGTGTTTGGTTAGAGACCCTTTTGAGTTCAGCAATGGAGGACTCAGCCAAGCTCCGATTGGTGCGGTGCCCCAATTGTCAAAACCTCCTTCCTGAGCTTGCTGATTACTCTGTTTACAaatgtggtggttgtggtgctgTTCTTAGAGGTAACCTTTCTTTATAATCCTCATTCTTACCTTAATTTATGGTTTGATTTAGTATGGTTCAAAAATGTTTATGTGTATGAACTATTTGGTCTGTTTTATGAAGTGAAATTATGGATCAATATTTGccctttttcattttgtttaccTTTTTACATATTCAGTCAATACTTTAGGATCCTTTGTACttttaggacaaaaggatgagaAGGGGTTGGAGGTTATGGTTTCTTATTGTGGTTTCcacttttgttttattttgcagCGGGGCTTAATGGTTATGGAAATGGTAGCTTGTGGGAGATTTCAGATGAGGGACAGGGTGGAGGAGGTCTTGCTAAATCAGGAAAATCCTTGGGGAAAGGGGTAGTTGATTTGAGTGATAATTCAGATATTGATGTTAAGTCAAATGGTGGTTCGTCAGGGAAACAAAATAATGGACATGTAAGGATTCTGAATCATTTTGAGGATGGTGATGAGGAAGGGGTTTTGGAGAATGGATTTGATGTTAATAGGAACCAAGATAGATGGGGTAAATCATTAGGAAAAGAGCAGCAAGAACACAATTCTCGAATGGGAGGGTCCAAATTCTCCGTGAGAAGGTCTGAGAGACGTGAGGTGGAGGAATTTTGGAGAAAGCCATCAGCTGATATGGAAGGTGTGAGATTTTCCAATTTGAACTATCCTGATGAAGGAACTTCAAATGGCTATTCCAGTTCTTCTTACAAGTATGGGGAACAATGGAGGGATTATAAAGACATGGATGGAGTGAGCAAGGTTCAGCACCTTGAGCAAGATAGAGCTGATCTTCTAAGGAAGCTGGAAGAGTTATCCATGCATCTGAACAAGTCTTCTGAAATGGTTAATAAACCTAAAGAAAAGGTTCTTCCGGATGGAAAGGTGGTTCCTCCAGGTCCTTACAATGGCCCTGATGCTTGGTTTCGAGATGGACCGTCAGGGTTGAACAGGACCTCAAGGCAATTCATTGACCCTAATAAACATATGGCAAATTCCCCTGATTTCAATTACTATCATGATCCATATGCTTATAATACAAATGGTCATGAAAGAGCCATGTTTGACTTCCATCCTTCAATCCCTAACCCAAGTTTTATTCCTGGATATGGGGATCCTTTCATGTCGCCAATGATGAGAGGTCCGCATCCGTTACCACATCAGTTCCGGCAACAGCCAATTCATCCCTACTTTCCCGGCCATTATGCTGATGGTCCAGATTCATATGGACCATATGCACATCGTGCTATGCCTCACCCGCATTCTTGCTCTTGTTTTCATTGCTATGAAAACAAAAGAAGAGGTTCAGTGCCAGCACCACCTGCTGGAGTCATTAACAGCAGATTCGCTCGTGGCACGAATGATCCTATGGTATACCATCATGAGATCCCGGGGGCTGTTGGTCCACAGATTCATAATTCTAGAACTTCCATTCCTGCAGTTGGTTTTCAAGAAAAGCAATTGCATACAAGACGGCCTGGCGACTTCAATTCTGAGATGGGTGGATTTGTCCGAAACTCTCCTAGAAAAGTAATGCCAGCTAGTAGGCGGCCTTGCCATCCTATAGCTGGTGGTTCTCCTTTCATCACATGTTATAACTGTTTTGAGCTACTGCAACTGCCTAAAAAAGCACTGGTTATGGGGAAAAATCATCAGCAGAAAGTGAAATGTGGGGCTTGTTCAACAGAAATTAATTTTTCTGTCATCAATAAGAAGCTAGTTGTTTCTTTTCATCCAGAAATGGAGGAAACTGCCACAAGGATTGATGATAGCTCTATTGAGGTTGTGAATAGTTGTGTGTCACATTCACATGGTCATGTAAACGCGAGTGGTGTTAACTTCTCATCTGATGATTATTCTGGTTATGATTTTCATTCAGTAGATAGAGAATCTCCTGTGCTGGCTGCAGATCCAAGCTTGAGCTCTAGCAAGTCCCAGGAGATGCAAAAATTCCATTCTTCATCTCACAGTACCTCTGAAGATGTAAATAGTCCAGAAGTTTTGATTGCACCAGGCGAAGTCACTAAGTCCGTTCATCAGCCAATTGAAGCCTCTCTGTCGCCTTCACCCCCCGGCTCACCTCTTCAAGAGAATGTTGATTGTTCTAGTAATATTTACCATGCAGTGAATCGGTTTGGAAAAGGCAACAGAAGTAGTCGCTTAGATCAAGAGAaggcaaaaatagaaaagaataCCTCAAGGCAGAATTCTTTGAAACAGGTAGTGCTTGCAAGTGAGATGGATGTCCATGATTATTCTAACATCGGAGTCTCACAGGTTTCTCGTGATGCAAGCCAAGAACATGACCATAACAAAGGAGGTGAATCGTTTTTTGCAAACATTATCAAGAAAGGCTTCTGGGATTTCTCCCAATCTAACAAAATAGATGATCCTGAAAAATGTAATGTTACTGTGAATGGACGACCCATATCAGATCATGCGATTaagaaagctgaaaagctagctgggCCAATCCAGCCAGGAAATTACTGGTTAGTATGCTGACCAATCAAAGGACACCAAAGGAAATCACATATATCAAATCAAATAAGCTTTTGAGAATAAGTCCTCAAAGTTTTCTGAAATTGCCTGTCTAATAAAATATGTCAAATTCTTTATTAGTAGACTCAGTTAAGGTCTTGTCAACTGCAATGTGTTCATTGGAAAAATGACATTAAATTTTCTTATATAGTGCAGTAGTAATTGATTTGCCTTTATACTGTTGCTTCTTTAGGTATGATTTTCGGGCTGGATTTTGGGGTGTCATGGGTGAACCGTGTCTTGGAATAATTCCAGTAAGTTATGCTATTCTGGTTCTGGTACATTACAAGGTCATGTGATTATGGTGTGATCAATATTAATGAATAAGGTGATTTCTCTTGCAGTCACACATAGAAGAGTTCAATTATCCCATGCCAGATAAATGTGCTGCTGGAAATACTGGCGTTTTTGTGAATGGTAGGGAACTTCATAAAAAAGATTTAGATTTGCTTTCTCGTAGAGGACTTCCTAATAATAGAGATAGATCTTATATCATTGAAATTTCTGGGAGAGTCCTGGATGAAGACACAGGGGAAGAGCTTGACAGCCTTGGTAAACTTGCACCAACGTAAGTGCTGAGTTTCTGATGATTCTGTTCCATTTATATAATGACTGATTACCTCTCTTGTTTTAATGCCcttgtttttctattttttactcCTGAGATACTAAAAAGCTGGTTACTTATTGGTAAATAACCATGTTTGTTTTATCCTAGCCATGAATATATTGACTGTTATTTGTCATCTTTTGCTCTAGATATAATTGTTTGTCTCTTCCAAATGAGGGGAGAGGAGGGGAAGGGAGGGATTGTATATTTTGACTTGGCATCTAGGTTAGAAAGAAAACAGTAAGTTTTgcaaatca
This portion of the Lotus japonicus ecotype B-129 chromosome 3, LjGifu_v1.2 genome encodes:
- the LOC130746234 gene encoding uncharacterized protein LOC130746234, with the translated sequence MEDSAKLRLVRCPNCQNLLPELADYSVYKCGGCGAVLRAGLNGYGNGSLWEISDEGQGGGGLAKSGKSLGKGVVDLSDNSDIDVKSNGGSSGKQNNGHVRILNHFEDGDEEGVLENGFDVNRNQDRWGKSLGKEQQEHNSRMGGSKFSVRRSERREVEEFWRKPSADMEGVRFSNLNYPDEGTSNGYSSSSYKYGEQWRDYKDMDGVSKVQHLEQDRADLLRKLEELSMHLNKSSEMVNKPKEKVLPDGKVVPPGPYNGPDAWFRDGPSGLNRTSRQFIDPNKHMANSPDFNYYHDPYAYNTNGHERAMFDFHPSIPNPSFIPGYGDPFMSPMMRGPHPLPHQFRQQPIHPYFPGHYADGPDSYGPYAHRAMPHPHSCSCFHCYENKRRGSVPAPPAGVINSRFARGTNDPMVYHHEIPGAVGPQIHNSRTSIPAVGFQEKQLHTRRPGDFNSEMGGFVRNSPRKVMPASRRPCHPIAGGSPFITCYNCFELLQLPKKALVMGKNHQQKVKCGACSTEINFSVINKKLVVSFHPEMEETATRIDDSSIEVVNSCVSHSHGHVNASGVNFSSDDYSGYDFHSVDRESPVLAADPSLSSSKSQEMQKFHSSSHSTSEDVNSPEVLIAPGEVTKSVHQPIEASLSPSPPGSPLQENVDCSSNIYHAVNRFGKGNRSSRLDQEKAKIEKNTSRQNSLKQVVLASEMDVHDYSNIGVSQVSRDASQEHDHNKGGESFFANIIKKGFWDFSQSNKIDDPEKCNVTVNGRPISDHAIKKAEKLAGPIQPGNYWYDFRAGFWGVMGEPCLGIIPSHIEEFNYPMPDKCAAGNTGVFVNGRELHKKDLDLLSRRGLPNNRDRSYIIEISGRVLDEDTGEELDSLGKLAPTVEKAKKGFGMRVPKAAA